The following DNA comes from Thermodesulfobacteriota bacterium.
GGGACAACCACCGGGAGGTGCCGAAGGTTATAGAGCTCGCGCGGGGGAAAGGGGCCCGGGCGGTGAACATCTTCTTCCTCGTCTGCACCGGAAGGGGGCAGGACGTAACCGACATAACCCCTGAGCAATACGAAGAGGTGCTGACCTATCTTGTGGAGGCCGAGCGGGAGCTGGAGGGGGAGATGATGGTGCGGGCCCGATGCGCGCCGCACATCCTCCGCATAGCGAGCCAGAAGAACCCCGAGAGCGCGCTCCTTAAGGGAGAGACGAGCGGCTGCATAGCGGCCACGGGCTACCTCAGGGTCTCTCCCGAGGGTTTCGTTACGCCGTGCCCCTACATACCCGAGAGTGCCGTTAGTAAATGGTCCAACCTGAAAGAGAAAAGCCTCAGGGAAATATGGGATACCGAGCCCATGTTTCTCGCTTTAAGGGAGCGTAAGTATACCGGCCGCTGCGGCGACTGCGAGTTCAACGACATCTGCGGCGGGTGCCGGGCCAGGTCGCTCGCCGCCTCCGGCGACCTTATGGGCGAGGACCCGTGGTGCAGCTACGAGCCGGAAGACAAAAAGGACCGGGCCCCCGCCCCGGCCGTCGACCCGGTCTGGACGGATGCCGCAATGGTGCGTCTGAAGAAGGTGCCGATATTTTTAAGGCCCATGGTAAAGAGGGGGCTTGAGAGGTACGCGAAGAATAGGAGGCTCAAGGAGATAACCCCGGAGATAATGGCCGAGCTAAAGGGAAGGACCGGAAGACCGGCCGGCGACTGAGAAGCCGCCCCGCATCCGCCGGTCCCCAAAGGAGGGGGCTATGTTTAGGAACGTAATCGTCTGCATTTTCGTATCGGCTGTACTTTTCCTCGCCGGGTGTGATCAGATTATAGTCGGCGGAGGCACGGACTGGGGGGGCGGAGGGGGCGGACCGCCTCCGGCCGGACACAAGGTCGACAAGAGAGGGCCGCTGAATATCCCGCCCGGCCACCTGCCGCCTCCGGGCAAGTGCAGGATCTGGTACCCCGGCCAACCCCCGGGCCAGCAGCCGCCGCCCGGCCCGTGCAGGAGCCTCGCAAGGCAGGTCCCGAAGGGGGCGTGGTTGATCTCCAAACCATCGGGCAAGGGAAAAAACTCCAAAAACGTAGACGTGTCGGTCTACGATTCCAACAGAGCGGGCCTTGTGCTCGTCATCAGGACATACCGGGCGTCGACCGGAATTTTTATCTC
Coding sequences within:
- a CDS encoding SPASM domain-containing protein, encoding DNHREVPKVIELARGKGARAVNIFFLVCTGRGQDVTDITPEQYEEVLTYLVEAERELEGEMMVRARCAPHILRIASQKNPESALLKGETSGCIAATGYLRVSPEGFVTPCPYIPESAVSKWSNLKEKSLREIWDTEPMFLALRERKYTGRCGDCEFNDICGGCRARSLAASGDLMGEDPWCSYEPEDKKDRAPAPAVDPVWTDAAMVRLKKVPIFLRPMVKRGLERYAKNRRLKEITPEIMAELKGRTGRPAGD